A genome region from Labilibaculum antarcticum includes the following:
- a CDS encoding cupin domain-containing protein, producing the protein MGINEFEKGKKFSFNQDIDYASKAIVSKNIIKKETGNISLFAFDKGEALAEYTTPYDAVVYIVDGKAEIIIDGNSNILDAGETIVMPGNVPHAEGCRAI; encoded by the coding sequence ATGGGGATTAATGAATTTGAAAAAGGAAAGAAATTCTCTTTTAATCAGGATATCGATTATGCCTCTAAAGCAATCGTCAGTAAGAATATTATAAAAAAGGAGACAGGGAATATTTCGTTATTTGCCTTTGATAAAGGGGAGGCTCTAGCAGAATATACCACTCCCTATGATGCAGTAGTATACATAGTGGATGGAAAAGCTGAAATCATCATCGATGGAAATTCAAATATTCTGGATGCGGGAGAGACTATTGTGATGCCGGGAAATGTTCCACATGCTGAAGGCTGTAGAGCAATCTAA
- a CDS encoding cupin domain-containing protein has translation MKITNYKDVQTKKNPHGVDVRKIHENDDVQVIHLLLKPGEKLKPHKTPVNVFFYVVEGTGIVEVGEEKKTVSVDDIVDSPKDIPHYLYNESENNFRVLVVKTPNPTNTQG, from the coding sequence ATGAAAATTACGAATTATAAGGATGTTCAGACAAAGAAAAATCCGCATGGAGTTGATGTACGAAAGATTCATGAAAATGATGATGTACAAGTGATTCATTTGCTTTTAAAACCCGGAGAAAAGTTAAAACCACATAAAACGCCAGTTAATGTATTCTTTTACGTTGTTGAAGGTACAGGCATTGTTGAGGTGGGAGAAGAAAAAAAGACCGTTTCGGTAGACGATATTGTGGATAGCCCTAAAGATATTCCGCATTACCTCTATAATGAAAGTGAAAATAATTTTAGGGTGTTGGTAGTAAAAACACCAAACCCTACTAATACTCAGGGCTGA
- a CDS encoding DUF6448 family protein gives MNLQITTQKSNFSKSQKKGTRILNVKVITLLLFSVLFFSAQNTFAHCDSYDGPVIKVASQALETNNVNLILKWVSEADESEVTSLFQKTYKLKNGDKETYTIVEQHFFETLVRLHRATEGMGYTGIKPAGSASPIVKMADKSIESQSVDELATKFTAHIEKVVREKYEKVQKLNLVKNESLEKGRAYVVAYVDYTHTLEGISGIIKNGHGAHQH, from the coding sequence ATGAACTTACAAATTACAACACAAAAATCAAATTTCTCAAAAAGTCAGAAAAAGGGAACTCGTATTTTAAACGTAAAAGTTATTACCCTCCTTCTTTTTTCAGTCCTTTTCTTCTCAGCACAAAATACATTTGCACATTGTGACTCCTATGATGGCCCTGTTATTAAAGTCGCCAGTCAGGCACTTGAAACGAATAATGTAAATCTTATCCTAAAATGGGTAAGTGAAGCAGACGAATCTGAGGTTACTTCTTTGTTCCAGAAAACCTATAAACTAAAAAATGGGGACAAAGAGACTTATACAATTGTAGAGCAACATTTTTTCGAAACCCTTGTTAGATTGCATCGAGCAACTGAAGGAATGGGTTATACAGGAATAAAGCCTGCGGGCAGTGCCTCCCCTATTGTAAAAATGGCTGATAAGTCAATTGAAAGCCAAAGTGTGGATGAACTGGCAACAAAATTTACAGCTCACATTGAGAAAGTCGTGCGTGAAAAATACGAGAAGGTGCAAAAACTAAATCTGGTTAAAAATGAATCTCTAGAAAAAGGAAGAGCTTACGTTGTGGCTTACGTTGATTATACCCATACACTGGAAGGGATATCTGGAATTATTAAAAACGGTCACGGAGCACATCAGCATTAA
- a CDS encoding helix-turn-helix domain-containing protein, translating to MVFCTDSLFLALSLFVILIGYFGLKQKVIFGYDDKLEQRLITEEKTKYSGSTLKEDEADKYAGQLSEFMITEKPYMDPGLTLPQLASQIHITSHHLSQIINEKFSQNFFEYINHFRVEEVKARIQNPKYESFSLLGIALDSGFNSKSAFNRIFKKVTNQTPSQFKSGLKPE from the coding sequence ATGGTTTTCTGTACTGATAGTTTATTTCTGGCTTTATCGTTATTTGTAATTCTTATAGGTTATTTTGGGCTGAAACAGAAAGTGATTTTTGGGTATGATGATAAATTAGAACAAAGATTAATTACTGAGGAAAAAACCAAATATTCAGGCTCCACATTAAAAGAAGACGAAGCAGATAAATATGCCGGGCAACTCAGCGAATTTATGATTACTGAAAAACCCTATATGGACCCAGGATTAACACTCCCACAGCTAGCTTCGCAAATACATATCACCTCACATCATTTATCGCAGATTATAAATGAAAAGTTTAGTCAGAATTTCTTTGAATACATCAACCATTTCAGGGTTGAAGAGGTTAAAGCTAGAATTCAGAATCCAAAATACGAAAGCTTCTCTTTATTAGGTATAGCTTTAGATTCGGGCTTTAATTCGAAATCGGCTTTCAACCGTATTTTTAAAAAGGTTACCAACCAAACTCCCTCTCAGTTCAAGTCAGGTCTCAAGCCTGAATAA
- a CDS encoding 4Fe-4S binding protein, with protein MKLSTVNLIYFSPTGTSEKIVKAIGQELGAKQINEFDITPLAFASSENLKIESELSIIAIPVYGGRVPEQALENLKKFEVKNAPVVLVAVYGNRDFDDALLELKDFVLEIGFTPFAAAAFIGEHSFSIDSKPIAKNRPDNPDLLKAKQFGEELLLKIQDGEVNGFKVCDVPGNIPYKAKGKMPDIAPTTKEELCDLCGICADVCPVDVIVVADKVVTNAEACIRCCACIKACPKGARVFDIPLIDGIRDKLFANCSERKEPEFFI; from the coding sequence ATGAAACTATCAACAGTCAATTTAATCTACTTTTCCCCAACAGGAACAAGTGAAAAAATAGTAAAAGCGATAGGACAAGAATTAGGTGCTAAGCAAATAAACGAGTTTGATATAACACCTTTGGCTTTTGCTTCATCAGAAAATCTGAAAATTGAGAGCGAGCTTTCAATAATTGCTATTCCTGTATATGGAGGACGTGTGCCGGAACAAGCTTTGGAAAACTTAAAGAAATTCGAAGTTAAAAATGCACCTGTGGTTTTAGTGGCTGTTTATGGAAACAGAGATTTCGATGATGCCTTACTTGAATTAAAAGATTTCGTATTAGAAATAGGATTTACACCTTTTGCAGCCGCTGCATTTATCGGAGAGCATTCATTTTCGATAGATAGTAAACCAATTGCTAAAAATCGTCCGGATAATCCTGATTTGCTAAAGGCAAAGCAATTTGGAGAAGAGCTGTTGCTTAAAATACAAGATGGAGAAGTAAATGGTTTTAAAGTTTGTGATGTTCCCGGAAATATTCCTTACAAGGCGAAAGGGAAAATGCCTGATATAGCTCCAACGACTAAGGAAGAACTTTGTGATTTGTGTGGTATTTGCGCCGACGTATGTCCGGTAGATGTTATTGTAGTTGCCGATAAGGTTGTTACTAATGCGGAAGCTTGTATTCGTTGTTGTGCTTGTATAAAGGCTTGTCCTAAGGGTGCTCGTGTTTTTGATATTCCGTTGATTGATGGCATAAGAGATAAGCTCTTTGCAAATTGTTCGGAACGTAAAGAGCCCGAGTTTTTTATTTAA
- a CDS encoding sodium:calcium antiporter produces MMLPILLIVVGFVLLIKGADWMVSGSSALAKKNNISNIAIGLTIVAFGTSAPELVVNSFASFHGHSDIVFGNVIGSNNFNLFIILGIVRTYFSNRCAVEYCLERDSALPFCRSNFISA; encoded by the coding sequence ATGATGCTGCCAATTCTGTTAATAGTAGTGGGCTTTGTTTTGCTGATTAAAGGTGCAGACTGGATGGTTAGCGGATCATCAGCTTTGGCTAAAAAGAATAATATTTCGAACATTGCTATTGGCCTTACAATTGTGGCTTTTGGTACCTCTGCACCCGAATTGGTGGTGAATTCATTTGCCTCCTTTCATGGGCATTCCGACATTGTGTTTGGCAATGTAATTGGAAGTAATAATTTTAACTTGTTCATTATTCTTGGAATTGTTAGGACTTATTTCTCCAATCGTTGTGCAGTCGAATACTGTTTGGAAAGAGATTCCGCTCTCCCTTTTTGCCGTTCTAATTTTATATCTGCTTAG
- a CDS encoding sodium:calcium antiporter gives MSTLKIWSFIILGLSGLILGGKLVVDNAVEVASSMGVSEKIIGLTIVAAGTSLPELVTSVVAVVRKNNDIAIGNIIGSNIFNIFLILSVSSFIRPIEFASIFNIDIYILAGGTIFLFIAMFTGVKKKLDRWEAALLLISYLAYTTYLIAKEV, from the coding sequence ATGTCAACTCTTAAAATTTGGAGTTTTATTATTCTGGGTTTATCAGGTTTGATATTGGGAGGTAAGCTGGTTGTCGATAATGCTGTTGAGGTAGCCTCAAGTATGGGTGTAAGTGAAAAAATTATTGGCTTAACGATTGTTGCGGCCGGAACATCATTACCCGAACTGGTAACCTCGGTGGTGGCAGTTGTACGAAAGAATAATGACATTGCAATCGGGAATATTATTGGTTCAAATATCTTCAACATTTTCTTGATTCTATCTGTAAGCTCGTTTATTAGACCCATTGAGTTCGCATCTATATTTAATATCGATATTTATATTTTGGCAGGAGGTACTATATTCTTATTTATTGCCATGTTTACAGGAGTAAAGAAGAAACTGGATAGATGGGAAGCGGCACTTCTCCTAATCAGTTATTTGGCTTACACGACTTATTTAATTGCTAAAGAGGTGTAG
- a CDS encoding DUF1287 domain-containing protein, with amino-acid sequence MRILLYILIFCLLSITCKAQNLSEHLSVEAIKLTAQEVIYDPSYFSIAYPNGDVPADRGVCTDVVIRAYRKLGIDLQKEVHEDMQANFASYPVIWGLKHTDKNIDHRRVLNLMKFFERHGQLKPMSQNPADYMPGDVVCWNLGGAITHIGIVISKKSRDGKRFLIVHNIGAGQVIEDCLFDFTIIGHYTYSGSK; translated from the coding sequence ATGAGAATCCTTTTATACATACTGATCTTCTGTCTTCTCTCAATTACTTGTAAGGCCCAAAACTTATCTGAGCACCTTTCTGTAGAGGCAATAAAACTAACCGCACAAGAGGTGATTTACGATCCATCTTACTTTTCTATAGCTTATCCCAATGGAGATGTGCCTGCTGACAGAGGTGTGTGTACTGATGTGGTAATTAGAGCCTATCGCAAATTGGGAATCGATTTACAGAAGGAGGTTCATGAGGATATGCAAGCTAATTTTGCTTCGTATCCGGTTATTTGGGGCTTGAAACATACCGATAAAAATATTGATCACCGACGAGTACTCAATTTAATGAAGTTTTTTGAACGTCACGGACAGCTAAAACCGATGAGCCAAAACCCTGCAGATTATATGCCTGGTGATGTTGTGTGCTGGAATTTAGGCGGTGCAATTACACATATTGGTATCGTAATTAGTAAAAAATCAAGAGATGGAAAACGTTTCTTGATTGTCCACAATATTGGTGCGGGGCAGGTGATTGAAGATTGCTTGTTCGATTTTACCATCATTGGGCATTATACGTATTCCGGATCGAAATAA
- a CDS encoding DoxX family protein, which yields MKNISSKIWTGVRILFAIFMIMGGVQHFLKPDFYLPFVPAFLPFPIAIIYLSGLVEIGLGLILVYKKYARIAALGIFILMILFLPIHVWDVFSDAPAIGSHKAALIRLPFQFLFMAIAWKIKQVSEKF from the coding sequence ATGAAGAATATTTCAAGTAAAATATGGACAGGCGTTAGAATTCTATTTGCCATTTTCATGATAATGGGAGGAGTTCAACACTTCTTAAAACCAGATTTTTATCTGCCGTTTGTACCGGCCTTTTTACCTTTTCCAATAGCAATTATTTATTTATCAGGACTTGTGGAGATTGGTTTAGGATTGATTCTTGTTTATAAAAAGTATGCAAGAATAGCGGCATTGGGTATTTTCATTTTAATGATATTGTTTTTGCCTATTCATGTTTGGGATGTGTTTTCTGATGCACCGGCAATTGGGAGTCACAAGGCAGCATTAATCCGATTGCCATTTCAGTTTCTTTTTATGGCAATAGCCTGGAAGATTAAACAAGTTTCAGAAAAATTTTAG